A stretch of the Aspergillus puulaauensis MK2 DNA, chromosome 6, nearly complete sequence genome encodes the following:
- the ERG7_3 gene encoding terpene cyclase/mutase family protein (BUSCO:EOG09260SIZ;~COG:I;~EggNog:ENOG410PHHR;~InterPro:IPR018333,IPR008930,IPR032696,IPR002365, IPR032697;~PFAM:PF00432,PF13243,PF13249;~antiSMASH:Cluster_6.3;~go_component: GO:0005811 - lipid droplet [Evidence IEA];~go_function: GO:0000250 - lanosterol synthase activity [Evidence IEA];~go_function: GO:0016866 - intramolecular transferase activity [Evidence IEA];~go_function: GO:0042300 - beta-amyrin synthase activity [Evidence IEA];~go_process: GO:0016104 - triterpenoid biosynthetic process [Evidence IEA]): MLGDHIAPWRTESQGHLSPDANNDLKTDYSKWRLLDDDGRQTWHYLESDEQNKEWPQSTADKYFLGLPTGLPELPKAKNPLQCAENGLEFFSKLQLPPGNWACEYGGPMFLLPGLIITYYVTNTPIPPEYATEIRRYLFARQHPEDGGWGLHIEAHSSVFGTSMNYVVLRILGVNEDDPRMIKARGLLHSFGGAIYGPHWAKFWLSILGVMDWDCVNPVPPEIWLLPDWVPFAPWRWWIHMRQVFLPMSYLWSKKFTCPLTPLTKQLREELYTQPYGSIDFASHRNSIHKADNYYPKTWLLNTLNSLLVNVWNPVLRISAIVNRAEDWTWELIRMEDENTDYAGLGPVNNPMNMIACYIHDGPDSYSVRRHRERLNDYMWMKGEGMLMNGTNGVQVWDTSFITQAIVVAGFADDPKWRPMLTKALEFLDAHQLRENVPDQEKCYRQHRKGAWPFSNKTQGYTVSDCTAEGLRSSIQLQEMHNFPKIISDERLKDSVDCLLLMQNPSGGFTEYETTRGSTKIEWLNAAEVFGGIMIGYDYPECTTASVTALSLFSRFYPSYRAEEIKAAKAKAVKYIKRVQRADGSWYGSWGICFTYAALFALESLASIGETYETSENSRRGCEFLISKQKEDGGWGESYLSSEKHVYVQHEKSQVCQTAWACLALMEAGYPHKEPLQKAMKLMMSRQQPNGEWLQESIEGVFNQSCMISYPNYKFYWPIRALGLYSRKFGNEELQ, from the exons ATGTTAGGCGACCACATTGCGCCCTGGCGAACAGAATCGCAGGGCCATCTTTCCCCTGACGCGAACAACGACTTAAAGACCGACTATTCAAAATGGCGACTCCTAGACGACGATGGCCGCCAAACATGGCACTATCTTGAATCCGATGAGCAAAATAAGGAGTGGCCCCAATCAACTGCTGACAAGTACTTTCTGGGTCTTCCTACG GGACTTCCCGAGCTgccaaaagcaaagaatCCTTTGCAGTGCGCAGAAAATGGCTTAGAATTCTTTTCCAAGCTGCAACTGCCTCCAGGTAACTGGGCATGCGAATATGGAGGCCCAATGTTTCTGCTCCCAGGGCTGATCATCACCTATTATGTCACCAACACTCCAATTCCTCCGGAGTACGCGACTGAGATCAGAAGATACCTCTTCGCTCGACAACATCCGGAAGATGGCGGTTGGGGCCTGCACATTGAGGCTCATAGCTCTGTATTTGGCACGAGCATGAATTACGTTGTGCTGCGTATTCTAGGTGTCAATGAAGACGATCCTCGGATGATCAAAGCCCGCGGGCTATTACATAGCTTTGGGGGCGCCATATATGGGCCTCACTGGGCCAAGTTTTGGCTCAGTATCCTTGGCGTCATGGATTGGGACTGTGTCAACCCCGTTCCTCCTGAGATCTG GTTACTTCCTGACTGGGTACCCTTCGCCCCCTGGCGCTGGTGGATCCATATGCGCCAGGTCTTTTTGCCCATGTCGTATTTGTGGTCTAAAAAGTTCACGTGCCCATTGACTCCGCTCACGAAACAGCTAAGGGAGGAATTGTACACGCAGCCCTACGGCTCGATAGATTTCGCCAGTCACCGAAACTCAATTCACAAAGCCGACAACTATTACCCTAAAACATGGCTTCTGAACACCCTTAATTCACTACTTGTGAATGTTTGGAATCCTGTCCTTCGTATATCAGCCATAGTCAATCGCGCAGAGGATTGGACATGGGAGCTGATTCGCATGGAAGACGAGAATACGGACTATGCCGGCCTCGGACCCGTTAACAACCCAATGAACATGATTGCGTGCTATATCCATGATGGACCAGATAGTTACTCGGTTCGCCGACATCGAGAGCGCCTGAACGACTACATGTGGATGAAGGGTGAAGGCATGCTAATGAATGGCACTAATGGTGTTCAAGTTTGGGATACCTCTTTTATCACACAAGCTATCGTCGTTGCAGGGTTTGCTGATGATCCGAAATGGCGCCCAATGCTTACCAAAGCCCTGGAGTTTTTAGACGCACACCAACTTCGAGAGAACGTCCCCGACCAAGAAAAGTGCTATCGCCAGCACCGGAAGGGGGCATGGCCATTCAGCAACAAAACTCAGGGGTATACCGTCAGCGACTGCACTGCGGAGGGTCTACGGTCGTCAATCCAACTCCAGGAAATGCATAATTTCCCGAAAATAATTTCCGACGAACGTCTTAAGGATAGTGTGGATTGCTTGCTTCTAATGCAGAACCCCTCTGGTGGCTTCACCGAATACGAGACGACCCGTGGCTCTACAAAGATTGAATGGCTAAACGCCGCTGAAGTATTCGGTGGTATTATGATTGGTTATGACTACCCCGAATGTACTACTGCCTCGGTTACGGCCCTTTCCCTGTTCAGCAGATTCTATCCCAGCTACCGTGCGGAAGAGATCAAGGCAGCGAAGGCCAAAGCAGTGAAATACATTAAGCGCGTACAAAGAGCTGATGGTAGCTGGTATGGGTCTTGGGGGATCTGCTTCACGTATGCTGCTTTGTTCGCTCTGGAAAGTCTCGCAAGCATCGGGGAGACATATGAGACTAGCGAAAACTCTCGCCGCGGCTGCGAGTTTTTAATCTCGAAGCAGAAGGAAGAcggaggatggggagaatCGTACCTCAGCAGTGAGAAACACGTCTATGTCCAACACGAGAAATCCCAGGTATGCCAGACGGCTTGGGCCTGTCTCGCTCTGATGGAAGCGGGATATCCACATAAGGAACCGCTCCAGAAGGCAATGAAGCTCATGATGTCCCGACAACAACCCAACGGCGAATGGCTGCAAGAGTCCATTGAGGGAGTGTTCAACCAGTCTTG CATGATCTCATACCCCAACTACAAGTTCTACTGGCCTATCCGCGCCCTGGGCTTGTACAGTAGGAAGTTTGGAAATGAAGAGCTGCAATAG
- a CDS encoding putative meiosis-specific topoisomerase Spo11 (COG:L;~EggNog:ENOG410PNMG;~InterPro:IPR002815,IPR013049,IPR036078,IPR034136;~PFAM:PF04406;~antiSMASH:Cluster_6.3;~go_component: GO:0005694 - chromosome [Evidence IEA];~go_function: GO:0003677 - DNA binding [Evidence IEA];~go_function: GO:0003824 - catalytic activity [Evidence IEA];~go_function: GO:0005524 - ATP binding [Evidence IEA];~go_function: GO:0016889 - endodeoxyribonuclease activity, producing 3'-phosphomonoesters [Evidence IEA];~go_process: GO:0006259 - DNA metabolic process [Evidence IEA]): protein MLPLLHSSSRRKPSLHCPVFLNLASLNTMDIQRESPNSTFIMPTRQSNTQSALARIDKYLEDTLETVLNQLALSEDDQNQDATITLKRRAANATTIFRIDPSTGALGSIRADTTVTYSFPGKDGYEAWRFTIALRILSAIREAVKAGLAISIRDIYYSDPEYFGSQGVVSRFVDDLALTIGVERSDLNVEAAAKGLVTGYYQSTVARDGIVGERESTKDCLIPRVQDLEDLDIPDVDWILIIEKEAVFRRLARSNFHIQSTTGKGILVTGKGYPDLRTRAFIHKIMERIPPSRSGRPPHCYALVDGDPDGMAIMSTYKYGSMAHTHENWKLNIPSLRWLGLRTSEVVESLGPDGDEALMSLTRRDRRKIVSMLSNNPVWAVDGPELEWRVELQRMLMLNVKAEVEILYDREDGLEKWIDREMRR from the exons ATGCTGCCGTTATTACATTCAAGCAGCCGAAGAAAACCATCTCTCCACTGTCCGGTGTTCCTCAACTTGGCCTCTCTCAACACAATGGACATCCAGCGAGAGAGCCCCAATTCCACTTTCATAATGCCTACTCGCCAGAGTAATACTCAATCCGCCCTTGCCCGCATTGATAAGTACCTCGAAGACACTCTCGAGACTGTGCTGAACCAACTCGCACTCTCCGAAGATGACCAGAACCAGGACGCAACAATCACCCTGAAACGAAGAGCAGCAAATGCGACTACTATCTTTCGTATAGATCCCTCGACAGGTGCACTCGGAAGCATTCGGGCAGATACGACTGTCACATACTCGTTTCCAGGAAAGGATGGGTACGAAGCGTGGAGATTCA CTATTGCTCTTCGCATTCTTTCTGCCATACGCGAAGCTGTGAAAGCCGGACTGGCGATCTCGATAAG agatatatactacaGTGATCCGGAATACTTCGGGTCCCAGGGTGTTGTGAGCCGGTTTGTTGATGATCTGGCGCTCACGATTGGCGTTGAAAGGTCTGACTTGAACGTG GAAGCCGCCGCGAAGGGCCTGGTAACGGGATACTATCAGTCAACAGTGGCAAGAGATGGTATCGTTGGTGAGCGAGAATCAACGAAG GATTGTCTTATACCACGGGTGCAAGACCTAGAGGACCTTGATATTCCAGACGTTGATTGGATTTTAATTATCGAGAAAGAA GCTGTCTTCCGAAGACTCGCGCGCAGCAACTTCCACATCCAGTCCACAACTGGAAAGGGGATCCTGGTCACA GGGAAGGGCTATCCAGACCTCAGAACCCGCGCGTTCATCCACAAGATCATGGAACGGATACCGCCATCACGGTCTGGCCGACCTCCGCACTGCTACGCTCTTGTCGACGGTGATCCAGATGGAATGGCTATCATGTCTACATACAAATATGGTTCAATGGCGCACACACACGAGAATTGGAAACTGAATATTCCATCTTTGCGCTGGCTAGGGCTACGTACGTCGGAGGTGGTCGAGAGTTTAGGACCTGACGGCGACGAAGCACTGATGTCTCTGACACGGAGGGATCGGAGGAAGATTGTTTCAATGTTGTCAAACAATCCAGTGTGGGCGGTTGATGGGCCTGAGCTAGAATGGCGAGTGGAGTTGCAGCGCATGCTCATGTTGAATGTGAAAGCTGAGGTTGAGATATTGTATGACCGGGAAGATGGACTTGAAAAGTGGATTGATCGGGAAATGAGGCGGTAG
- the UBC7 gene encoding E2 ubiquitin-conjugating protein UBC7 (COG:O;~EggNog:ENOG410PHRU;~InterPro:IPR016135,IPR023313,IPR000608;~PFAM:PF00179;~antiSMASH:Cluster_6.3) has product MSSMTQNRLFREYKTLSTNPPDGITAGPVSEDDMFHWEALIQGPEGTPYEGGIFAAELKFPKDYPLSPPTMKFVGGGVWHPNVYPNGTVCISILHPPGDDPNHYEHASERWSPIQSVEKILISVMSMLAEPNDESPANVEAAKMWRERRAEYEKKVREEVKKGLGL; this is encoded by the exons ATGTCGTCCATGACACAAAACCGTCTCTTCCGCGAGTACAAGACACTCTCAACAAACCCTCCGGATGGTATCACCGCGGGGCCTGTCTCGGAAGATGACATGTTCCACTGGGAAGCTCTCATTCAGGGTCCTGAGGGCACGCCTTACGAGGGCGGAATCTTTGCTGCAGAACTCAAGTTCCCGAAAGACTATCCACTTAGCCCGCCTACGATGAagtttgttggtggtggggtcTGGCATCCGAATG TCTATCCTAACGGAACGGTCTGCATTTCTATCCTTCATCCGCCCGGCGATGACCCAAATCACTATGAACATGCGTCGGAGCGGTGGTCGCCTATTCAGAGTGTGGAGAAGATTCTTATCTCCGTCATGAGCATGCTTGCGGAGCCAAACGACGAGAGTCCGGCGAACGTTGAGGCAGCGAAGATGTGGAGGGAGCGGAGAGCCGAGTATGAAAAGAAGGTCAGggaggaggtgaagaagggtcTGGGACTGTAA
- a CDS encoding scramblase family protein (COG:M;~EggNog:ENOG410PGQS;~InterPro:IPR005552;~PFAM:PF03803;~antiSMASH:Cluster_6.3;~go_function: GO:0017128 - phospholipid scramblase activity [Evidence IEA];~go_process: GO:0017121 - plasma membrane phospholipid scrambling [Evidence IEA]), producing MWARRVQIPAARWFQCPRASASSFTRGRATPARGPRNSTRRPPPIRNDANPSEKQTGNTGSPVPNYDPAQNTLLSPVYIPEDPHGVLKESHPATGILANSGLVVQRQLELMNVMIGFEQANKYVILDAAGNHVGYMAEQERGMGNMMARQWFRTHRSFVTHVFDRHENEVLRFHRPFSWINSRIRVYDPFNADTISHSSSSALQSNTPGSLAQASDYPNARVSPLGIDQMRVIGEAQQQWAPLRRKYNLFTYHHSPNTATEMGTQRMPLAQTGLSNSQQMQLSEGNRDFGEFNQFAYVDEPFLSWDFSLRSANDRLIGSVNRDFVGFAREIFTDTGVYALRMDSAALKPANTPDQGTSITGMTLDQRAVMLATAVSVDFDYFSRHSGAGGMGFFPMWMPGVGGDAAAGGTAAGEAGAVGETAAGTVGRGTAGTMGEGAAAGVAGAGAMAGYDAMSRGAAGESQPQEGAPTQPPVDQNSPTNSQTGPYGDVWTPEQKNDRKPDNPWADEYDDDDGGDGGSGGDDYDFF from the exons ATGTGGGCCAGAAGAGTCCAAATACCCGCCGCGAGGTGGTTTCAATGCCCAAGAGCTTCCGCCAGCTCTTTCACAAGAGGCCGAGCCACGCCCGCTCGCGGTCCTCGAAATTCCACTCGAAGGCCACCCCCGATTCGAAATGATGCGAACCCCTCCGAAAAACAGACAGGAAACACGGGATCCCCGGTTCCGAATTATGATCCCGCGCAGAATACACTCCTTTCGCCCGTCTACATCCCGGAGGATCCCCATGGTGTCCTCAAGGAATCCCATCCCGCCACTGGGATTCTAGCGAACTCCGGACTGGTCGTGCAACGACAGCTGGAGTTGATGAATGTAATGAT CGGCTTCGAGCAAGCCAATAAGTACGTGATACTAGATGCTGCAGGAAACCATGTTGGATATATGGCAGAGCAGGAGAGAGGGATGGGGAACATGATGGCACGACAATGGTTCCGCACACACCGAAGCTTTGTTACGCATGTATTTGATAGACACGAAAACGAAGTCCTCCGA TTCCATCGTCCATTTTCATGGATCAATTCTCGGATTCGAGTATACGATCCTTTCAACGCCGATACAATCTCACACTCCTCATCTTCCGCACTTCAATCCAATACCCCCGGCTCTCTTGCTCAAGCCTCGGATTACCCAAATGCCCGAGTATCACCGCTTGGAATTGACCAGATGCGCGTCATTGGAGAAGCGCAGCAACAGTGGGCGCCTCTACGGCGGAAATACAACCTATTTACCTACCATCATTCACCTAATACTGCGACTGAGATGGGAACTCAGCGGATGCCTCTGGCGCAGACCGGGCTGTCCAATTCTCAGCAAATGCAACTGTCGGAAGGGAATCGCGATTTTGGCGAATTCAACCAATTTGCCTACGTCGATGAGCCTTTCTTATCATGGGACTTTTCGTTGCGCTCTGCTAATGACCGTCTGATCGGGTCCGTTAATCGTGATTTCGTCGGGTTTGCTCGTGAGATCTTCACGGATACTGGTGTTTATGCTCTACGGATGGATTCGGCGGCTCTAAAACCTGCCAACACACCGGATCAGGGTACCTCGATCACCGGCATGACCCTTGATCAGCGTGCCGTTATGCTGGCCACGGCCGTCAGCGTTGATTTTGACTATTTCAGTCGTCACAGCGGTGCCGGTGGCATGGGATTCTTCCCAATGTGGATGCCAGGTGTTGGCGGAGACGCCGCAGCTGGTGGTACAGCAGCTGGCGAAGCTGGAGCTGTAGGCGAAACCGCGGCTGGAACCGTTGGAAGAGGAACTGCTGGAACCATGGGCGAAGGCGCCGCGGCAGGTGTCGCTGGAGCAGGTGCGATGGCAGGATACGATGCAATGTCCAGAGGTGCGGCGGGAGAAAGCCAACCGCAAGAAGGTGCACCGACTCAACCACCTGTAGATCAGAATTCACCGACGAACAGCCAAACGGGCCCGTATGGCGATGTCTGGACGCCAGAACAAAAGAATGACCGTAAGCCAGATAATCCATGGGCTGATGAAtacgatgatgatgacggaggagatggagggagcGGAGGGGATGATTATGATTTCTTCTAG
- a CDS encoding uncharacterized protein (antiSMASH:Cluster_6.3), protein MPPVTVLGIRACGKELDAINIYALVPSPAFISRTTARAHTPPRRRSSSSATAVRSVSQEEDTSLGKLREKLSWLGKDFFD, encoded by the exons ATGCCCCCAGTGACAGTTCTCGGTATCAGAGCATGTGGGAAGGAG CTCGATGCGATAAATATCTATGCCCTGGTACCCTCGCCTGCGTTCATTTCCCGCACCACTGCCCGTGCCCACACCCCGCCGCGGAGGAGAAGTTCGAGCTCGGCGACGGCAGTGCGATCTGTGTCTCAAGAGGAGGATACAAGCCTGGGGAAGCTGCGCGAAAAGTTGAGCTGGCTCGGAAAGGACTTCTTTGATTGA
- the MRPL2 gene encoding mitochondrial 54S ribosomal protein bL27m (BUSCO:EOG09264ZDZ;~COG:J;~EggNog:ENOG410PP7F;~InterPro:IPR018261,IPR001684;~PFAM:PF01016;~antiSMASH:Cluster_6.3;~go_component: GO:0005840 - ribosome [Evidence IEA];~go_function: GO:0003735 - structural constituent of ribosome [Evidence IEA];~go_process: GO:0006412 - translation [Evidence IEA]), which translates to MMLQPRLLTSLRALGGVIARPTTPITRLLPQQSTSHSLLPRTASAATTPSPILSSNLPLFSFSQVRHASHSAQGAANKHSRDPAGKRLGAKRTGGEYVVPGCIIFRQRGTKWFPGENCAMGRDHTIYATEAGYVRYYLDPERHSERKYIGIVFEKEGKLPTPRNAPTRRKLNRVAVPRLPEIIEEGQSDLTVLMNESGTTIGDVAAVDAGAGKQLRPGYMWREANWQIGRAAEKAGITAEPYKKDNRWLAWRKRQARAERVAQMKSLKNKKKASKKAKR; encoded by the coding sequence ATGATGCTTCAACCCAGGCTCTTAACGTCCCTCCGAGCCTTGGGAGGAGTAATCGCTCGCCCAACTACACCAATAACCCGTTTACTCCCGCAACAATCAACATCACACTCGCTCCTCCCCCGGACAGCCTCCGCTGCAACCACACCATCACCAATCCTTTCCAGCAACCTCCCTCTTTTTTCATTCTCCCAAGTTCGACATGCTTCTCACTCTGCCCAAGGAGCCGCAAATAAGCACTCTCGTGACCCGGCCGGAAAGCGCCTCGGCGCGAAGCGCACAGGCGGCGAATACGTCGTCCCCGGATGCATCATCTTCCGCCAGCGTGGCACAAAGTGGTTCCCAGGTGAGAACTGCGCCATGGGAAGGGACCACACCATATACGCTACGGAGGCCGGATATGTCCGCTATTACCTTGACCCCGAGCGCCATTCGGAGAGGAAGTATATCGGAATTGTCTTTGAGAAGGAAGGCAAGTTACCTACGCCTCGGAATGCGCCGACGCGACGCAAGTTGAACCGAGTTGCTGTGCCGAGATTGCCGGAGATTATTGAGGAAGGACAGTCGGATCTGACCGTTCTCATGAATGAGAGTGGGACAACAATTGGGGATGTGGCGGCTGTGGATGCGGGCGCTGGGAAGCAGCTGCGCCCCGGATACATGTGGCGTGAGGCAAACTGGCAGATTGGGCGCGCTGCTGAGAAGGCCGGTATCACCGCCGAGCCGTACAAGAAGGATAATCGGTGGttggcttggaggaagagacaggCTAGGGCTGAGCGTGTTGCCCAGATGAAGAGTTtgaagaataagaagaaggcaTCGAAGAAGGCTAAGCGATGA